CGGACCGGGATGCCAACCACCAGAGCGAGCTGCGCATGGTGCTGCGGACGGCGCTGGCCAGGCTCACCGCGCGGCAGCGCGCGGTGGTGGTGCTGAGGTATTTCGAGGATCTGCCCGAGCAGGAGGTCGCACGGGTGCTGGGCTGCTCCGTCGGCACGGTCAGGAGCACGGCGCACAGGTCGCTGGCCCGCCTGCGCGAGATAGCCCCCGAGCTGGCCCAGGAACTGGAGGTCGTCAAGTGACCAGGCTGCTGCGCGACACGCTGCATGAATGGGCCGACGAGACCAGGGTGCCGCACGACCTGGCCGACCGGGCGCTACGGAGGCGCGCCTGGAAGCCCGTCGGCATGGTGGTGCTGGCCGTGGGGCTGGTGGCGGCGATCGCCGTGTCCGCCGCCGTGGGCCTGGGAGCCGCACAGAACGCGGCGGACACCGTACGCCCGGCCAGCGGCATCACTCTGCCCGCCCGCCCGTCGCCCGCGCCGACCGACGTGCGGACCGACACCGAGCACAGCCCGCCGGCCAAGCTGATCGCCGCAGGTCGCATGGCCGTGTCCGCCTACTACACCGACAGGCGTGAGCAGCTCTCGGAGAAGGAGCAGCGGATCAGGCGCACCTGGTCGCTGTACGACCCGCGGACCGACGGCTACGAGGAGACCCAGTGGGCCTGGGTGGACGTGGCTCCGGGGCTGCAGGTCGCGGCCGTGCTGGAGGGGGACCTGATCAGCAAGCGGCTGGGCATCCTCGACATGAACACCCGGCAGGTCCTGAAGTGGTTCGACCTGGAGCACCCGGTGGGGTCGGTCGCGTGGTCGCCTGACGGCACCAAGGTCCTGGCCACCGCCTACTCCAGCTACCCCGACATCCTGGAGGGCAAGGGTAGCCAAGTGGCCGCCCGGCCCGGGACCAGCCCGCGTACCGGCTACTACATCGTGGACGTCGAGGCGGGCACGGCCGACTACCACGAGCTGCCGCCGATGACCGACCAGATGAGCCCCGACCAGAAGATCTTCAACATGAACGGCCGTCAGGACCTCGGCTGGAGCCTGGACGGCACCATGCTCTGGGCGCCCACGGCCACCATGCCGGACCGGGTCTTCTACACCCTCGACGGCGAGCAGCGCGAAGCGCCCGAGGGGGCCCGGTACGTGGATTACTCCCGCATCTCGGCGACCTCGCCGAACGGCCGCCTGGTCCTCGGCCCCGACGGGTTGCCGACCAAGGTCACCGATGCCGCGACCGGCCAGGTCGTCGGGCAGCAGCGGGTGCTCCAGCTGCAGGCGTGGGCGGACGACGACAACATCATCGCGCTGGGCTGCGCCGGGGCGTGCAAGAGCGAGTTCAACAACGGGCTGGTCCTGGTGAGCGTGGACGGGAAGCGGATGACCCAGCTCGGCGCCAACCGTGACTCCGAGAAGGACGGCGCCTGGCGATGGGTGCTGACTCCTAGGTAACTAGACCGATCGTTCTCGAATGTGTTAGCTTGTCGCCGTGGCGAGAAGCAAGGAGTTCGATCCCGAGGTCGTGTTGCAGAAGGCGCTCGAGCTGTTCTGGGAGCGCGGGTACGAGGCCACGTCGATGGCGGACCTCGTGGAGCACCTCGGGATCGCTCGGGCGAGCATCTACGCGACCTTCGGCGGCAAGCACGAGCTCTACCTGAAGGCGCTGGAGCGCTACCTGGAGCAGCACAACGTGGTCGAGCGGCTGTCCCGGCCGGGGCCCGCGCTGCCCGCCGTCCGGGCCTTCCTCGACTCGTACGTCGCGGAGTGCCTGGCCGACGAGCAGCGGCGGGGCTGCATGGTGGTGAACACGGCGGTGGAGTTCGCCTCGCGCGACGCCGCCGTGTCCCGCAAGGTGACGGAGAGCTGGGCGGGGCTGGAGACCATGCTGGCCGCCACCCTGGTCAGGGCGCGCGCCCAAGGGGAGATCCCGCCGGAGAAGGACCCGTACGCGCTGGCCAGGTTCCTGCTCGTGCTCCTTCAGGGCCTCAGGGTGCTCGGCAGGGCCGATCCGGACCCGCGCCGACTGCGTGACGCGGTCGAACAAGCCATGGTTGCCGTGCAAATTTGAGAACGATTGGTATGGAATACATGAACCGTTTCGAAGGCAAGGTCGCTGTGGTCACCGGTGCGACCGGCGTCCTGGGGCGTGCCGCCGCGCTGGCGTACGCGCGAGAGGGCGCGGCGGTGCTGGCCGCAGGCCGCGACGCCGCCAAGCTGGCCGACGTCGTGAAGCTGATCGAGGAGGAGGGCGGCCGGGCGAGCGCGTTCGCCGTGGACGTCACCAGCTCGGCCGAGGTAGCCGCCATGGTCGAAGCGGCGCTCGCCCGGTACGGCGGGCTCCACGTCGCGCTCAACGCGGCCGGGATCTTCGGCATGCTGGCGCCGCTGGCCGACTACGACGAGGACACCTGGGACCAGGTGCTCGCGGTGAACCTCAAGGGCGTGTTCCTGTCGATGAAGCACGAGATCGAGCACATGCGCGCGTACGGCGGGGGCGTCATCGTCAACGTCTCCTCCAACCTAGGCGCGCACTGGCGGCTGCCCGGTGCGGCCGCGTACGCCGCCTCGAAGGCCGGGGTGAGCTTCCTGACCCGCACGGCGGCCCGTGACCACATCGCCGACGGGGTACGGATCAACGCCGTCAGCCCCGGCCCGATCGACTCGCCCATGTCGATGCGCCCCGGCGAGACCCCGGAGCAGCGGGACGAGCGCATGAAGGGCGCGCTGCCGATCGGCCGGGTCGCCACGCCGGAGGAGGTCGCCGCCGCGGCGCTCTGGCTGTCGTCGCCGGAGTCGAGTTTCGTCGTCGGCCAGGACCACGTGATCGACGGCGGCGCCACTGCCTGATGGCATGACGATCAGCACTCATACATTCATGCAACATAGGGTGCAGCATTTTTTGCTGCACCCTCTGCTGTACATTTGGCTGCATGAGTGTTCGCAAGAGCGTCCCGATGGGACCTGAGGATGTCAACACTCTGGAGCGCATGCACGCTCCTGTCAGCCCCGAGCGCCAGGCCCTGGCGCAGCTCACCGGCCAGGAGTTGAGCGCCAGCGCCTCAGACGCAGAGATCCTCGCCGCGTTGGTCCGCGCAGGACGGGATGCCGTCACTCATCAGGTGGCAGCCACCGGGTATGCGGCGTGGGCGGCCGAGATGGACGACGAGGACCACGCTTACCGCACCGCTCGCCGTGGCTGGGACCGCGGCAACGCGATGGGCGGTGGAACGCGAGCGTGAACGCTGCCCCCAATATCGTCCCCGTCCGCGGCCGGATTTATCGAGCCGATCTCGGTTTCGGGCTTAAGCCATGGCTCGTGGTCTCCAACAATGCCCGCAACAACGCCATCGATGATTGCCTGGTAGCGCGGATCACCACCACTCGCCGCGATCTGCCATCCTGGGCCGCCCTGCGCGCTGGTGACCCACTCGCCGGCTACGTCAACTGCGACGACCTTGGCCCTCTGTACCGAGACCAGATCGTCGCCGATCTAGGGGCGCTCTCGATGCCCACGATGATGGACGTCGGCCGGGCGCTACAGCACGCCTTGGCTCTTTGACCTGCTCCCCGCCCTAAAGGGACGGGAATTCCCGTGCCGCTATGCGGCAGCTCGTGCCGCTTGCGCGGCTCGTGCTGTGGAACGGGGTGCTTGACGTTTCGCGGACCCAGATGGGTCTCCACGCCCTGAGACGACCAGCCCGGCCGCCTGTCCTTTGGCCTTGATGTTCCTGGCCCCGACGATGTCGGCGTGCCCGGTGTGCCCGCAAGAAGTGCAGGAGAAGATCGCTTGGCTCTTGCGGCTCTTCTCGTCTACCTTCCCGCACGCAGGTTCCGGGCACGTCTGGGACGTGTACGCGGGGTCGATCTTATGGATGACGCTGCCGGTGTAGCGCGCCTTGGCGCGCAGAGCGACTTCCAGGCCGTACCAGCCCTTGTCGAGAATCGCCTTGTTGAGCCCGGATTTCGCGGCCGCGCCGTTGCGCAGGAACCTGCCCGGTCGGCCGGGGTCGGGCTTGGGCTTGACGGCCGCGCTCATGCCCTTGGTGTCCAGGTCTTCGATGACCACGTGCCCGTACCTGCGGGTGAGCCGGTGCGCGGCTTGGGCGTTGAAGTCAGCGCGCCGCCACCGCACTCCATGAACCCGGTGAAGAGCGGCACGAAGATCACACACAGCACGCCGTAAACGCGTAGGAACACCGCCGGCTCCTGGATCTACGAACTGACCGGTTGGGGCGCTGAGCTGGAGCCCATCGTCACCAACCTCGCCCGATGGAGCAGCCGCTCTCCCGCACTGCCACATGACGCCCCGCTGAGCGCCGACTCCGCCGCCCTGTCACTGAAGGCCCTGTTCACGCCGGCCGCCGGCGAAGCGCTCGATCTCATCGTCGGCCTGCGGCTCGGTGAGCACCATTTCCTGCTGCGGATGGACGGCGATGGCCTCCACCTGGCCCGCGTCGACTCCAGCCCGGCACAGGCGGACCTGGTCATCGAGACCAGCCCGCAGGCGCTGGCCGCCGTGCTCGGCCGCGCCCGCACTCTCGACGACGTCCTCACCAAGGGCGACCTCACGCTGACCGGGCCGCGGGCCGCCGCGGAGCGCTTTCTACGCCTCTTCCCACCCCCGGAGCCGGTCACCGGACTTTCCGCGCGTCAAGGGTAAGAGGGGTGGACGTGCGACTCGACATGCGTGCTCGAGCCGCTGCCCCTGACGCGGAGGTACGGCCCGCGCCCCCGCTGCGGAGAGGACGCGGGCCGTACGAGGTGATTCTCAGACCCGGCTGATACGGACCGCGTCAGCGATCACGAGGCCCGTGCCCGAGGTCCAGCGGCTCACGCCGACGGCGTTGTAGGTGCCGGCGTTGAGCGAGAAGGTGCCGAGGCTCTTCCAGGCCCCTCCTCCGGAGCGTTGGTCGACGTAGACCGTCTGGTTGCCGCCCGACGCCGCCACGATGTACGGCGCCGAGCTGTTGTATCCGGGATCGTCCGGATACCAGACCTCGACCCGGTACGTGCCCGCGCTGGGGATGGTGGCCGAGTACCACGCCGGGTCGCTGGTGGCGAGGGGGTCGGCGAAGCGGTAGTCGGCGCCGTAGCGCTGGCTGGAGTAGGTGGAGGTGCCCCAGTTCGTGCTGGCGGTGAACTGGCCGGAGGTGCTGTTGTCGATGGTCGTGGACCACGACGGGGTGCTGCCACCGGTCACGTAGTTCATGTACGTGGTCCAGTTCCAGTACGGGCCCGGGTCGGTGTGGTCGGAACCGGGCACCTCGACGTGCCCGATGATGTGGGTGCGGTCCTTGGGGATGCCGTACTTGTCGCAGATTGCCCTGGTCAGGGCCGCCGATGCCCGGTACATCGCGTCGGTGAACCACGAGGCCTGGCTGACATAGCCCTCGTGCTCGATGCCGATGGACCTGGTGTTGTAGGTCCAGTTGCCGGCGTGCCAGGCGATGTCCTTCTCACGCACCATCTGGGTGATGGCGCCGTCGGAGGACCTGACCACGTAGTGGGCCGAGACCTGCGCGCTGGAGTTCTGGAACCAGGAGATGGTGCCGGCGTACGAGCCCTGGGTGACGTGGATGATCACCCGGTCGATGGCGTAGCTCGACGGCCGGCTGGAGGCGGTGTAGTTGCTGGAGCTGGCGGCCACCCAGGACGCCGGCGGGTAGTCGGCGCTGGCCACCTGGGCCTGCGCGTTCAGCTGGGGGGCCGTGGCGAGGTCGCCGCGGTCGGCGGTGACCTCCTGTGGCTTGACCCGCACGCCGCTGGTGTCGATGCCGAGGCCGAGCTGCTCGTACACGGCGTCGGCGTAGAGCCGGGCCGTCTCGGGCGAGGAGGCGTTGCCGTACTTGGCCACGGCCTGGTACCAGCGGCCGACGTCCTTCCTGGCCGTCTCGTCGAGGCCCAGCGCGTCGGCCTGGGCACGCAGCACGGCCGCGCCGCCGAGGATGTTCGCCTCGTCGTCGGCCTTCAGCTTGTCGACCGGGAGCTTGGTGAGCTCGGCGGCCTTCTCGAGCGAGTGGTTGGTCGGGTTACTGACCAGGTGCATGACGCCGTAGCCGTTGCTGGCACTGGGCTGGCCCTTGTGCCCGTCGAGGTGGGTCTCGGCGTAGGCGAGCGAGACGAGCAGGTCGCGGGGCACGTCCTGCGCGGCCGCCGCCTTGGCGAAAGCGGCTTGGAGCGGGCTGTCCTTGGTCACCGCCAGCGCGGGCTGGCCTGCGGAGATGAGAAGGGCGGCGAGGGTTGAGGTAGCGAGAGCGGCTAATCCCGTACGGGCGGGGGTCATCGGTGCTCCTCGTAAAGGGGGGACGGCTGCACCGTAAGACATCTCCTGACATATGTCGATAATTGACATTACTCGGGAGTTAGGTGAAACTTTTCGCCCTCATTTGGGACGCCGGTGGATCTCAGAGAAGAAAACTATTGCGCTTTCCGGTGATCGCGCTGAAACTTCTCTTCGTGACCGCGCTCGTGCGTACCGTACTGGCGGCCCTCACCGCCGCACTCGTCAGCATCGTGGCCCCCACCGCCTCCCCAGCCGCCGCCATGGCCTGCGCGACCGATCCCGCCACCCCGAAGCGGCAGCTCAGGGCCATGTGGATCTCATCGGTCGCGAACATCGACTGGCCCAGCCGCACCGGGCTGAGCGCTTCGGCGCAGCAGGCCGAGTTCCGCGCCTGGCTGGACCTGGCCGTCCAGAAACGCATGAACGCCGTCGTGGTGCAGATCAGGCCCACGGCCGACGCGTTCTGGCCGTCACCGTACGAGCCCTGGTCGCAGTGGCTGACCGGCACCCAGGGCGGGAACCCCGGGTACGACCCGCTGGCCTTCATGGTCAACGAGGCTCACGCCCGCAACCTGGAGTTCCACGCCTGGTTCAACCCGTACCGGGTCGCCAACAACGACGACCCGAGCAAGCTCGTGTCCACGCATCCGGCCCGGCAGCACCCCGACTGGCGCTTCGCGTACGGCGGGAAGCTCTACTACAACCCCGGCATCCCCGAGGTGCGGGACTTCATCGAGGACGCGATCATGGACGCCGTCTCCAAGTACGACGTGGACGGCGTGCACCTCGACGACTACTTCTACCCCTATCCGGTGAGCGGCCAGACCATCCCCGACTCCGCCGCGTACGCCCAGTACGGCGGCTCGTTCACCAACGTCGGCGACTGGCGGCGCAACAACGTCAACCTGCTCGTCCGCGAGCTCGACCAGCGCATCCACGCGGCCAAGCCGCACGTGTCGTTCGGGATCAGCCCGTTCGGCATCTGGCGCAACGCCGCGACGGACCCGCTCGGCTCGCGTACCTCGGGGCTGCAGTCGTACGACGCGATCTACGCCGACAGCAGGCAATGGGTGAAGCAGGGCTGGGTGGACTACCTGTCGCCCCAGATCTACTGGAACATCGGTTACTCCGCGGCCGCGTACGAGGTGCTCACCGCCTGGTGGTCCGACGTGGTCCGGGGGACCGGCGTGCAGCTCGTCGTCGGCCAGGCCGCCTACCGCGCCGGGGCCTCCGGGCAGGACGCGGCCTGGCAGGACCCGGCGGAGCTGAGCGACCACCTGACCGACAACCGGCAGCATCCCGAGGTGGTCGGTGACATCTTCTTCAGCGCCAAGGACGTCAAGGCCGACCGGATCGGGGCGATCACCAAGCTGGTGAACACCCACTACTCGCGGCCCGCGCTGTTACCGGCCCGGGGTTCGTCGGCCGCGCCGTCCGCGCCCGCGCTCACCTCGGCCGTCCAGGGCTCGAACGGCGTCCAGCTCGCGTGGACGGGCTCGGGCACGTCGTACGCGGTGTACCGGGTGGCCGGGGCACAGTCCACGGCGGACCCGTGCTTCTTCGCCGACGCCCGGAACCTGATCACCACGACCCGGCAGACGTCCTTCACGGACACGACCGCCGCGTCCGGGTCCTACACGTACTACGTGACAGCGCTCACCGGGACCCACCAGGAGAGCTCGCCCAGCGCGGGCAAGGCGGTGGGAGGAGGAGGCTCCGCCTTCAGCGTGGTGGTCGACAACTCCGACGCGGGCTTCACCGCCGGCTCGAACTGGGGCACGTCCACCTACTCCTCGCAGCTGCACGGCATCGACTACCGCTTCGCCAATCCGGTCTCGGCCAGCGACCCCGCCTGGTATCAGGCGACCATTCCGAGCGCCGGGAGCTATCGGGTGGAGGTGTGGTATCCGGCCAACTCCGGGTACAACAGCGCGACCCCGTACATCGTCGCGGCCTCCGGCGGCAACCAGACGGTCACCGTGGACCAGCGCAGCGGCGGCGGGCAGTGGCGGGTGCTGGGGACGTACACGCTGGCGGCGGGCACGTACAACGTGGTCGGGGTGAGCCGCTGGACCTCCACGACGGGCTACGTGATCGCCGACGCCGTACGCATCACCAAGACATAGCCGTCAGGGGACGATGATCGTACGATGGGCCGGTGGACGGTGTCCGTCCGCGGCCCATCGACGCGGTCGCGGCCCTCGTCGCTGGGGGCTTGACGCTGGCGACCGGTTACACCGGTCCGGTCCTCGTGGTCCTGCTGGCGGCGGCGGTGCCGGTGCTGTGGATGCGCAGGATGCCGCTCACCGTCGCCTGGACCAGTGCGGGCACGGCGGTCGCCCTCCTCGTGCTGGCGGTGGCCGTGGGCGTGCCGCCGCCGGCCGGGGCGCTGATCTGGCCGCCCACGTGCGCGTTCGCCGCGTACGGCGCGATGGCGTACGCGGGGGAGCGCCGGCGTGCCGCCCAGCGGTGGCTGCCGGTGATCGTCCTGGCCCTCGCCGTCCTGGCCGTCCCCGACCGGCTCCCCCTGATCCTCCGCACCGACACGGCGATCGCGCTGGCCGCTCTCTACGGCATGTACGTGGCCGTCAGCGAACGTCTGCGCCGCGAACTGGCCGAGCGGGCCGAGCGGCTGGAGCGCGAGCGGCTGGCGGGTGAGATGCACGACGTGGTCACCCACCGGGTCAGCCGGATGGTGCTGCAGGCCGGAGTCCTGGCCATGACGTCGGGCGACGAGCGTGCCAGGGCGGTCGCCGAGGAGTTACGCGCCACCGGGGGCGAGGCGCTGGAGGAGCTGCGTCACATGGTGCTGCTGCTCCGGCGCGGCACAGGAGAGGGGTTCGACCTGGGGCTGCCCCTGCCCGACCTGCGGCCGCTGGTCACGGAGTCGGCGCAGGCGGGGGTCCCGGTGGAGCTGGCGGTGGACGGGACGCCGGTGCCCGTGGCCGGCTGTGTGGGGCGTACCGCGTACCTGCTGGTCCAGGAGGCCCTCGCGAACGTCCGCAAGCACGCGCCCGGCGCGGAGGTGCGGGTGCTGGTCCGTTACCTCCCCGGATCGGTACGGATCACCGTCCGCAACACCCCTGGCCGGCCGGCCGCCTGGATCGCATCCGGCGGGCCTGGCATGGGGCTGCTGGATCTGCGGCAGCGGGTGGAGCTGGCCGGCGGCACCCTGGAGGCCGGCGAGGACGACGACGGAGGCTTCCGCGTCGAGGCCGTCCTGCCGGCCTCGTAGGTCAGCGCCAGTCGCCGATGATGCGCTGGAGGTCGGCGGCGGCCTGCTCCAGGTCGAACCCGGGAAGGGCCTCGCTCAGGAGGGCGTCGACCTGGCGGTCGGCGTCGGCGTATGCCAGGTCGAGGGCCGCCACGACCTCCTCCCCCAGGTCATGGCTGCTCATGCGTAGGGCGCGGGGGGCGAGGGAGACATTCAGCACGCTGCCTTCGGGATTCACGGACGCCTCGACGTGGCCCGACCGGCCCTTGGCCGTACCGACGATCTTGTCGATGTCCTCTTGGGTCGCCTCCAACGCGTCCAGCATCTGCGCGCCCTCGCGGGCGGGCCCGTCCACGTCCCGGACGCCGAAGTCGTTCTCCGGATGGAACACGCTGTGCCTCTTAGATCAGATCGCGGATGGCCTGCTCGCCGCGTGCGCGGACGAAGGTCTCGTCGAGCGGCTCGGGGAGGGCGTCGGCGCGCCTCGACGCCTCGTCCGCGATCTCCTGCGCCTGCCGTGTGGCGTCGGCCTGGGCCGTCTGGAGCACCGCGGTCACCACGCGGCTGAGTTCCCGCTCGTTCATTCGCAGCGCCCGCGGGTCGATGTTCAGCCCCGTCACCCGGCCCTGACCGTTGGCGGTCGCCGACACCAGACCGTCGGCGCTCTCCGCCCGCCCCTCGAGCTGGCCGATCGCCGTCTGCGCCGCGTGCAGGTCACGAATCACCTCCTGACAGCGTTTCGTGTACTCGGCCAGGAATGCCGCGTCTTGCTCTGGTGCGGGTACAGGCATGTCGACTCCATGCGGATTTCAGTGAAGGGGGCCCGGCTTCCGCTTGACCGACGACGCTCTCGGCGCGATCTCGGTGAACCGGGTGGTCTATCTGCTACTGACCCAGGCACTCGGTCATCGCTTCGCCTACCTGGTCGTGGCCGATGCCGGACGATGTTACGAGGCCACTCTTCCGTTCTTCTTCCGTTTTTCTTCCGTTCCGCACGCGGTTCCGTGAGACGTAGATCTCATGAATGGGAAGTTGCCTGTTGTCCAGATTTGTCAATGTATGGTCAATGGGCATGACGGGATTGGAGATCGCTCTGGGGGCTGTGGGGCAGGACGCCTCCCGGATCAGAACCCACGCAGAAGAGCACAACGCCGCGCTCAACCCTCTCGTGCAACGGGGGGACGGAGTCTCGTCCTGGGGGGACGACGGCATGTTCGGCATGTTCACCGCCATTTACGCGGATGCCCGCGAGACCTCGATGGCCGCGCTCACGGCCCTGTCCACGACGGTCGGCGAAACCGGCGACGGGCTCGCCCGCGTGGTCCGGAACACCTCCGAAGCTGAGGCCGCCAACGCGCAGAACGCCGATGGCATATGGCGGTGATGCTCGACCCGGTCGCAGCCGGGATGATGCAGATGATCGGCCACTGGCCGAACATCAACGAGGACGACATGCGGGCCGAGGCCGGCGCCACGCGCAACGCCGCCGCAGCCCAGCTCGCGTCGGCGACACAGGCGGAGACGACGGTCCGCGGCGCGCAGCAGAACTACCGCGGCGGCTCCGCCGAAGCCATGCAGACCCAGTGGAACAGGCTCGGAGTCAACGGCGGATCCCTCGCGCAAGCCAGTCAGGCCTTGAACGTGGCACCCGCGGGCCTGGAAGGCGCCGCCTCCGTGGTGTCGGCGGTGAAGGTCGTCTCAGGCATGCAGGCGGCGGCCACGGCCGTCTCCGTGGCGAAGCTGCTGGCGTTCGGGGGCGCGGCCGGAGCCTCGTTGGCCGTGGCGCGGATGAGGCTGGCCCAGACCCAGCTCAGGAAGGCCCAGGCCGAGGGCATGGAGATCACCGGCAAGCGGCTGGGGGAGGTGATCGTCAAGAAGGTGACTGGGCCGATGCGCCGCATCCTGGATGACCTCCCCCGTCGGGGCAGCCCCGGCGGGCGCCTGGCCCTGGCCGGACCGCGCGGCGGGATGCCCGTGCGGCCTGCCGGCATGAGGGCTTCGTCCGGCCCCCGCTCGGCCGAGAACGGCATCGCCCGGATGTCTCCCCGCAGGAGCGGCAACGGCCGCCGTGGCGGCTGGAGAAGAAACCGCGGTGGGAACGGCGGCAATGGGGGGCGGGGGTACGAGGTAACGAACGACGGAAGAATTCACGGCAACCCTCCCACCAGCGCGAGGGGAATGTCGAAAGCAGAAGCGGACAGAACGCGGAGGGAGATAGAGAGGAGCATCAACACAAGGGAGAAAGAACTGGATCGGCTCGGCTCTGAGGTCGGGCACGAGGAGAAACTGAAGAGAGAAAAGGACGCCCTCAGGCAGTTCAAGGAGAGCATGCAGCGGCGGGAGTACCACCAGGATCACGGGAGCAGCCCCAGCGCCGGAGGGGGTCAGGATCTCAGTGATTTTGAGAAGAGTATGGGGCGGAAGCCGTACTGGAACGGCGAATACTGGGAGTAGTCGATGCAGACGCAAACAGGCGACGCTCTGATCGAGCGTATTCGCACGCATCCGGCCCACGACAAGATCATGGGCGAGGCCGCCAACGACCTGCTGAGTGAGCTGTATGCGGGATACCCCGTCGAGAACCTCGCAAGGCTCCTTCACAGCGGCGAAGAGGTGGTCGTCGGCGTAGCCTCGTGGCTGCTCTCCGAGCTGGCCGAGCTCGCGGCCCCGATGATGGCCGAGCTCCCGGCCCTGCTGTCCAGCCCGGTCCGCAACACCCGGTACAGCGCGATCACCGTCGCGCTGGAGAACGCCGACGAGCGTCACGGGCCCGTCATCGCGCAGGTCCTGAACCTGTGCCTGGATCCCGACAGCGCCATCCGCTACAAGATGCTGGAGTTCCTGACCGATGCCTCGCTCGAGCAACTCGAGGCAGGGCGGTCGTGTCTGCCCCCCGGCCAGGTCAAGGAGTTGGTCGAGTGGCTGATCCTCCAGGACGGCGAGGAGCCCGACCTGGCCGGCATCGTCATCAGGCTGGAGGCAGGCGACCCGGTGACCCGGCTGTTCGCCGCGGCGGCCGCCGCGAGCCTGTCTGGCGAGGAGGACACGGACCTCCTGGAGCACGCGGCCATGGTCGAGGAAGAGGCGATCCGCTCGTTCGCCCAAGAACGGCTGGAGCGACTGCGCGAGGGCGATCAACGCTGATCGGCCAGGAACGGACGGAAGTCTGACCCGAGCCTCAGACCGCGACGGGCCCGTCGCTCTCCCACCGGATGAGCACCGTCCTGTGCGCGGTCTGCGCGCCGGTGCGCGGGTCGATCGCGAAATCGCCGAACAAGGTGGCCGTCCGCAGATCGGCGGCGGCCGGCCACAGCTCCGCGCGCCGGGTGCCGCCCGCCCGTTCGGCGCAGTGGGCCGCGATGATCGCGGCGGCGACCGCCTGGGCGGCGGGATAGTCGGGCGGCCTCCCGGCCCTTTCCCGGTACGCGTCGAGGAAGTCCCGCTCGGAGATCCCCACGGCCGGCTCGCCCCCAAGACCGGGGAACCACTGCGCGATCCCGTAAACCCCCCGGGGATCACCCACGGCCGTGCCGAACTCCCGCACCCCCGCGGCCACGGCACAGACCACCCGCGAGCGGCCGGCCCGCCCGACGGCCG
The nucleotide sequence above comes from Nonomuraea helvata. Encoded proteins:
- a CDS encoding TetR/AcrR family transcriptional regulator, translated to MARSKEFDPEVVLQKALELFWERGYEATSMADLVEHLGIARASIYATFGGKHELYLKALERYLEQHNVVERLSRPGPALPAVRAFLDSYVAECLADEQRRGCMVVNTAVEFASRDAAVSRKVTESWAGLETMLAATLVRARAQGEIPPEKDPYALARFLLVLLQGLRVLGRADPDPRRLRDAVEQAMVAVQI
- a CDS encoding SDR family NAD(P)-dependent oxidoreductase gives rise to the protein MNRFEGKVAVVTGATGVLGRAAALAYAREGAAVLAAGRDAAKLADVVKLIEEEGGRASAFAVDVTSSAEVAAMVEAALARYGGLHVALNAAGIFGMLAPLADYDEDTWDQVLAVNLKGVFLSMKHEIEHMRAYGGGVIVNVSSNLGAHWRLPGAAAYAASKAGVSFLTRTAARDHIADGVRINAVSPGPIDSPMSMRPGETPEQRDERMKGALPIGRVATPEEVAAAALWLSSPESSFVVGQDHVIDGGATA
- a CDS encoding molecular chaperone GrpE; the protein is MSVRKSVPMGPEDVNTLERMHAPVSPERQALAQLTGQELSASASDAEILAALVRAGRDAVTHQVAATGYAAWAAEMDDEDHAYRTARRGWDRGNAMGGGTRA
- a CDS encoding type II toxin-antitoxin system PemK/MazF family toxin, whose product is MNAAPNIVPVRGRIYRADLGFGLKPWLVVSNNARNNAIDDCLVARITTTRRDLPSWAALRAGDPLAGYVNCDDLGPLYRDQIVADLGALSMPTMMDVGRALQHALAL
- a CDS encoding transposase, with the protein product MRWRRADFNAQAAHRLTRRYGHVVIEDLDTKGMSAAVKPKPDPGRPGRFLRNGAAAKSGLNKAILDKGWYGLEVALRAKARYTGSVIHKIDPAYTSQTCPEPACGKVDEKSRKSQAIFSCTSCGHTGHADIVGARNIKAKGQAAGLVVSGRGDPSGSAKRQAPRSTARAAQAARAAA
- a CDS encoding N-acetylmuramoyl-L-alanine amidase, which gives rise to MTPARTGLAALATSTLAALLISAGQPALAVTKDSPLQAAFAKAAAAQDVPRDLLVSLAYAETHLDGHKGQPSASNGYGVMHLVSNPTNHSLEKAAELTKLPVDKLKADDEANILGGAAVLRAQADALGLDETARKDVGRWYQAVAKYGNASSPETARLYADAVYEQLGLGIDTSGVRVKPQEVTADRGDLATAPQLNAQAQVASADYPPASWVAASSSNYTASSRPSSYAIDRVIIHVTQGSYAGTISWFQNSSAQVSAHYVVRSSDGAITQMVREKDIAWHAGNWTYNTRSIGIEHEGYVSQASWFTDAMYRASAALTRAICDKYGIPKDRTHIIGHVEVPGSDHTDPGPYWNWTTYMNYVTGGSTPSWSTTIDNSTSGQFTASTNWGTSTYSSQRYGADYRFADPLATSDPAWYSATIPSAGTYRVEVWYPDDPGYNSSAPYIVAASGGNQTVYVDQRSGGGAWKSLGTFSLNAGTYNAVGVSRWTSGTGLVIADAVRISRV
- a CDS encoding family 10 glycosylhydrolase, translating into MTALVRTVLAALTAALVSIVAPTASPAAAMACATDPATPKRQLRAMWISSVANIDWPSRTGLSASAQQAEFRAWLDLAVQKRMNAVVVQIRPTADAFWPSPYEPWSQWLTGTQGGNPGYDPLAFMVNEAHARNLEFHAWFNPYRVANNDDPSKLVSTHPARQHPDWRFAYGGKLYYNPGIPEVRDFIEDAIMDAVSKYDVDGVHLDDYFYPYPVSGQTIPDSAAYAQYGGSFTNVGDWRRNNVNLLVRELDQRIHAAKPHVSFGISPFGIWRNAATDPLGSRTSGLQSYDAIYADSRQWVKQGWVDYLSPQIYWNIGYSAAAYEVLTAWWSDVVRGTGVQLVVGQAAYRAGASGQDAAWQDPAELSDHLTDNRQHPEVVGDIFFSAKDVKADRIGAITKLVNTHYSRPALLPARGSSAAPSAPALTSAVQGSNGVQLAWTGSGTSYAVYRVAGAQSTADPCFFADARNLITTTRQTSFTDTTAASGSYTYYVTALTGTHQESSPSAGKAVGGGGSAFSVVVDNSDAGFTAGSNWGTSTYSSQLHGIDYRFANPVSASDPAWYQATIPSAGSYRVEVWYPANSGYNSATPYIVAASGGNQTVTVDQRSGGGQWRVLGTYTLAAGTYNVVGVSRWTSTTGYVIADAVRITKT
- a CDS encoding sensor histidine kinase, which gives rise to MDGVRPRPIDAVAALVAGGLTLATGYTGPVLVVLLAAAVPVLWMRRMPLTVAWTSAGTAVALLVLAVAVGVPPPAGALIWPPTCAFAAYGAMAYAGERRRAAQRWLPVIVLALAVLAVPDRLPLILRTDTAIALAALYGMYVAVSERLRRELAERAERLERERLAGEMHDVVTHRVSRMVLQAGVLAMTSGDERARAVAEELRATGGEALEELRHMVLLLRRGTGEGFDLGLPLPDLRPLVTESAQAGVPVELAVDGTPVPVAGCVGRTAYLLVQEALANVRKHAPGAEVRVLVRYLPGSVRITVRNTPGRPAAWIASGGPGMGLLDLRQRVELAGGTLEAGEDDDGGFRVEAVLPAS
- a CDS encoding YbaB/EbfC family nucleoid-associated protein translates to MFHPENDFGVRDVDGPAREGAQMLDALEATQEDIDKIVGTAKGRSGHVEASVNPEGSVLNVSLAPRALRMSSHDLGEEVVAALDLAYADADRQVDALLSEALPGFDLEQAAADLQRIIGDWR